From a region of the Streptomyces venezuelae genome:
- a CDS encoding glycosyltransferase family 2 protein, protein MPKLSVVVPFYNVQTYAPDALKSLELNAREDFEFLLVDDCSTDGTSGLLERAARELPGAVHLRHERNGGLATARNTGLDAARGEYLTFLDGDDWLAPGHLARTLAAIEALSCDFVRTDHVRCTGRSRSVQRVPFGPESVVAAPRTAILPADRATSVDYPYAWAGMYHRRLLDRGVLHFTDGLRTAEDRPWIWRLHREADSFAAVGLPGVFYRRGVSTSLTQVGDERQLDFIRAFDQVLAEVIADRESDRLLPKAVRTYCAIIAHHFGSIERFEPDVAKKLRLMSSAALGRMPQDVLDQVLDSMDDERSTVLRRLRTGRRATPAGAGA, encoded by the coding sequence GTGCCCAAGCTCTCTGTTGTCGTGCCGTTCTACAACGTGCAGACATACGCACCGGACGCCCTGAAGAGTCTCGAACTCAACGCCCGGGAGGATTTCGAGTTCCTGCTCGTCGACGACTGCTCGACGGACGGGACGTCCGGCCTGCTGGAACGGGCGGCGCGCGAGCTGCCGGGGGCGGTGCACCTCAGACACGAGCGCAACGGGGGCCTGGCCACCGCGCGGAACACCGGTCTGGACGCGGCCCGCGGCGAATACCTGACGTTCCTGGACGGGGACGACTGGCTGGCACCCGGCCACCTGGCCCGGACCCTGGCTGCCATAGAGGCTCTGAGCTGCGATTTCGTCCGCACCGACCATGTGCGGTGCACGGGGCGGTCGCGGAGCGTGCAGCGCGTGCCCTTCGGCCCCGAGTCGGTGGTCGCCGCCCCGCGCACCGCGATCCTGCCCGCCGACCGGGCCACGTCGGTCGACTATCCGTACGCGTGGGCCGGGATGTACCACCGGCGGCTGCTGGACCGCGGGGTGCTGCACTTCACCGACGGGCTGCGGACCGCGGAGGACCGGCCGTGGATCTGGCGGCTGCACCGGGAGGCCGACTCCTTCGCCGCGGTCGGCCTGCCCGGCGTCTTCTACCGGCGCGGGGTTTCCACCTCATTGACGCAGGTGGGGGACGAACGGCAGCTCGATTTCATCCGCGCATTCGATCAGGTGCTCGCGGAAGTCATCGCCGACCGGGAATCCGACCGGCTGCTCCCCAAAGCCGTCCGAACCTATTGTGCAATTATCGCCCACCATTTCGGGTCCATCGAAAGGTTCGAGCCGGACGTGGCCAAGAAACTCCGCCTGATGAGCTCGGCCGCGCTCGGCCGCATGCCGCAGGACGTACTGGACCAGGTCCTGGACTCGATGGACGACGAACGCTCCACCGTGCTGCGCCGGCTGCGCACCGGCCGCCGGGCCACCCCCGCGGGAGCGGGTGCCTGA
- a CDS encoding DUF6716 putative glycosyltransferase, protein MPERKRVAVLADSDTRWKWGALTARRLVPDHQLTGFLLRGRATPTARQLGEVGVRADRLSEVTCAEFLAEIERERYDVVVLALVGGAVQAVLHGARALWPAPARRPVLVTGYVGVVYEKLADGLLLRHGADLVLANSRHDAQRFRAVYEGVGADAAAVTETALPFLGGAPYEPAGSRAHTVVFAVQPSVPESRADRAYLLERAAGHARLHPGREVLIKLRSKPGEHTTHLEEQPYQRLAEKIPGGLPANCRLVYGNMGEVLDGADLLVTVSSTAALESLHRSIPTAILTDLGIREALGNHHFLGSGCLASWDQLDSGLLPTGDPLWLAAQGVLPAPPSPAPGAAPPSPAPAAQDPAAGPAAGEAHDPYAVARAKVAGLLAATRLPPPAPYYTRTTAPGYLPGILARHHLAPDGTPLPGAVRPARGESRLRRTLRAHLREAARGAYRHGVQRVAPVIRRLGEL, encoded by the coding sequence GTGCCAGAACGCAAACGCGTCGCCGTACTCGCCGATTCCGACACGCGATGGAAATGGGGTGCGCTCACCGCCCGCCGTCTCGTGCCCGACCACCAGCTCACCGGATTCCTGCTGCGCGGCCGGGCCACCCCCACCGCCCGCCAGCTCGGAGAGGTGGGCGTACGGGCCGACCGGCTGTCCGAGGTGACCTGCGCCGAGTTCCTCGCGGAGATCGAACGCGAGCGCTACGACGTGGTCGTCCTCGCGCTCGTCGGCGGAGCCGTCCAGGCCGTCCTGCACGGGGCCCGCGCCCTGTGGCCCGCCCCGGCCCGGCGCCCCGTACTCGTCACCGGCTACGTGGGCGTCGTGTACGAGAAGCTCGCCGACGGGCTGCTGCTGCGCCACGGCGCCGACCTCGTCCTCGCCAACTCACGCCACGACGCGCAGCGGTTCCGCGCCGTGTACGAGGGCGTCGGCGCGGACGCCGCCGCCGTCACCGAGACCGCGCTGCCCTTCCTGGGCGGGGCGCCGTACGAGCCGGCCGGGAGCCGGGCCCACACCGTGGTCTTCGCCGTCCAGCCCTCCGTGCCCGAGAGCCGCGCCGACCGCGCCTACCTGCTGGAACGAGCCGCCGGACACGCCCGGCTGCACCCCGGCCGGGAGGTGCTGATCAAGCTGCGCAGCAAGCCCGGGGAGCACACCACGCACCTGGAGGAGCAGCCGTACCAGCGGCTCGCGGAGAAGATCCCCGGCGGACTGCCCGCCAACTGCCGCCTGGTGTACGGGAACATGGGCGAGGTCCTGGACGGCGCCGACCTGCTGGTCACCGTCTCCTCCACGGCCGCCCTGGAGTCCCTGCACCGCTCCATCCCGACGGCGATCCTCACCGACCTCGGCATCCGCGAGGCCCTCGGCAACCACCACTTCCTCGGCTCCGGCTGCCTGGCCTCCTGGGACCAGCTCGACTCCGGTCTCCTGCCGACCGGCGACCCGCTGTGGCTGGCGGCGCAGGGCGTGCTCCCGGCGCCGCCGAGCCCGGCACCGGGAGCGGCGCCGCCGAGCCCGGCACCGGCCGCCCAGGATCCGGCCGCCGGGCCCGCCGCGGGCGAGGCGCACGACCCCTACGCCGTCGCCCGGGCCAAGGTCGCCGGACTGCTCGCGGCGACCCGGCTGCCCCCGCCCGCCCCGTACTACACGCGCACCACCGCCCCCGGGTACCTCCCCGGGATCCTCGCCCGCCACCACCTCGCGCCCGACGGCACCCCGCTGCCCGGCGCGGTGCGCCCGGCCCGGGGCGAGTCCCGGCTGCGCCGCACCCTCCGCGCCCACCTGCGCGAGGCCGCACGCGGGGCCTACCGGCACGGCGTGCAGCGCGTGGCCCCGGTGATCCGCAGGCTGGGGGAGCTGTGA
- a CDS encoding N-acetylneuraminate synthase family protein produces MTTTPDPRLRTFGSRTAGPGRPVYVVGEIGINHNGDLGNAFALIDAAADAGCDAVKFQKRTPEICTPRDQWDIERDTPWGRMTYIDYRHKVEFGEDEYRAIDEHCAKRGIDWFASPWDTEAVAFLEKFDVPAHKVASASLTDDELLRALRATGRTVVLSTGMSTPQQIRHAVEVLGSANILLCHATSTYPAKAEELNLRVINTLREEYPNVPIGYSGHETGLQTTLAAVALGATFVERHITLDRAMWGSDQAASVEPGGLTRLVRDIRTIETALGDGVKRVYESELGPMKKLRRVQGELAAV; encoded by the coding sequence ATGACGACCACTCCCGACCCCCGCCTGCGTACCTTCGGCTCCCGCACCGCGGGCCCCGGCCGCCCCGTCTACGTCGTCGGCGAGATCGGCATCAACCACAACGGCGACCTCGGCAACGCCTTCGCCCTCATCGACGCCGCAGCCGATGCCGGCTGCGACGCCGTGAAGTTCCAGAAGCGCACCCCGGAGATCTGCACCCCGCGCGACCAGTGGGACATCGAACGCGACACCCCCTGGGGCCGGATGACCTACATCGACTACCGCCACAAGGTCGAGTTCGGCGAGGACGAGTACCGCGCCATCGACGAGCACTGCGCCAAGCGCGGCATCGACTGGTTCGCCTCCCCGTGGGACACCGAGGCCGTCGCCTTCCTGGAGAAGTTCGACGTCCCCGCCCACAAGGTGGCCTCCGCCTCGCTCACCGACGACGAGCTGCTGCGCGCCCTGCGCGCCACCGGCCGCACCGTCGTCCTGTCCACGGGCATGTCCACCCCGCAGCAGATCCGGCACGCGGTGGAGGTGCTCGGCAGTGCCAACATCCTTCTCTGCCACGCCACTTCGACGTACCCGGCCAAGGCCGAGGAGCTCAACCTGCGGGTGATCAACACCCTCCGGGAGGAGTACCCGAACGTTCCGATCGGCTACTCCGGCCACGAGACGGGCCTGCAGACCACCCTCGCCGCCGTCGCCCTCGGCGCCACCTTCGTCGAGCGGCACATCACCCTCGACCGCGCGATGTGGGGTTCGGACCAGGCGGCCTCCGTCGAGCCCGGCGGCCTCACCCGTCTCGTCCGCGACATCCGCACCATCGAGACCGCCCTCGGCGACGGCGTCAAGCGCGTCTACGAGTCCGAGCTCGGCCCCATGAAGAAGCTCCGCCGCGTGCAGGGCGAGCTGGCAGCCGTCTGA
- a CDS encoding amidohydrolase, translated as MSRESQTAQPAASDRPELPGKLPDHLRTELIAFRRDLHMHPELGHQEFRTTAAIKARLEKAGLRPRVLKSGTGLICDVGTWDGGRPMLALRADIDALPIPDAKTHVSYRSTFADRAHACGHDVHTSVVLGAGLVLAELDRQGLLPRPVRLLFQPAEEVLPGGATDAIESGVLDGVGRIVAVHCDPRVDAGRIGLRAGPITSACDRLEVTLSGAGGHTARPHLTTDLVTAAARVAVDAPALLARRMDARSGMSVTWGRIEAGHACNVIPMHAELSGTVRCLDLNAWHEAPDMIHAAIDEIATMHGAKFEINHVRGVPPVVNDPVITELLREAMGVRCGADSVEDTEQSLGGEDFSWYLEHVPGAMARLGVRKPGDTAKRDLHRGDFDVDESAIGVGVEFFTAAALIDGRRAVAGR; from the coding sequence ATGTCCCGCGAGTCCCAGACCGCCCAGCCCGCCGCGTCCGACCGGCCCGAGCTGCCCGGCAAGCTTCCGGACCACCTGCGTACCGAACTGATCGCCTTCCGCCGGGACTTGCACATGCACCCGGAGCTCGGACACCAGGAATTCCGGACCACCGCGGCGATCAAGGCCCGGTTGGAGAAAGCCGGCCTGCGACCACGGGTGCTGAAGTCCGGCACGGGCCTGATCTGTGACGTGGGCACGTGGGACGGGGGCCGGCCGATGCTGGCCCTGCGCGCGGACATCGACGCCCTGCCCATCCCGGATGCCAAGACGCACGTCTCGTACCGATCGACCTTCGCGGACCGCGCCCACGCCTGCGGCCACGACGTGCACACCTCGGTGGTCCTCGGCGCCGGCCTGGTCCTCGCCGAGCTCGACCGGCAGGGGCTGCTGCCCCGCCCCGTGCGGCTGCTCTTCCAGCCCGCGGAGGAGGTGCTCCCGGGCGGCGCCACCGACGCCATCGAGTCCGGCGTCCTGGACGGGGTCGGCCGGATCGTCGCCGTGCACTGCGACCCCCGGGTCGACGCGGGGCGCATCGGGCTGCGGGCCGGCCCCATCACCTCGGCCTGTGACCGGCTGGAGGTCACCCTCTCCGGCGCCGGCGGGCACACCGCGCGGCCGCATCTGACCACCGACCTGGTGACGGCCGCCGCCCGGGTGGCCGTCGACGCCCCGGCCCTGCTGGCCCGCCGGATGGACGCCCGCTCGGGCATGTCCGTCACGTGGGGCCGGATCGAGGCCGGGCACGCGTGCAACGTCATCCCGATGCACGCCGAGCTCTCGGGAACCGTGCGCTGCCTGGACCTGAACGCCTGGCACGAGGCGCCGGACATGATCCACGCGGCGATCGACGAGATCGCGACCATGCACGGGGCCAAGTTCGAGATCAACCACGTGCGCGGGGTGCCCCCGGTGGTCAACGACCCGGTGATCACGGAGCTGCTGCGCGAGGCGATGGGGGTCCGCTGCGGAGCGGACTCGGTCGAGGACACGGAGCAGAGCCTGGGCGGGGAGGACTTCTCCTGGTACCTGGAGCACGTTCCGGGCGCGATGGCCCGGCTCGGGGTCCGCAAGCCCGGTGACACCGCCAAGCGTGATCTGCACCGCGGTGACTTCGACGTGGACGAGTCCGCGATCGGCGTCGGCGTGGAGTTCTTCACGGCCGCCGCACTGATCGACGGGCGTCGGGCCGTGGCCGGAAGATAG
- a CDS encoding BMP family protein codes for MRRITRIATVGIASAALALSATACGGKKSSDASASPSESGQKSAAIAYDIGGRGDQSFNDAAYAGLKKAETDLKVKTAEAEPTDGEGEADKVQRLTELARKGNNPVIGVGFAYAPAIKKVAPKFPNTTFGIIDDTSVTGPNIANLVFNEEQGSYLAGVAAAKASKTGTVGFIGGVEVPLIKKFEAGFTQGVKDTNPNAKVLSAYLTQPPNFDGFAKPDLGKAAALGQLDAGGADVVYAAAGLAGSGAIEAASSKGKWAIGVDSDQYNQAGLAKYKDSILTSVTKDVEDSVFNLIKSVEDGKPTTGEIRYGLDKDGVGLADSNPKYKEMADVVAAVEKAKADIIAKKITVKTAP; via the coding sequence TTGCGCCGGATCACCAGGATCGCCACCGTGGGCATCGCGTCCGCGGCGCTGGCCCTCTCGGCCACCGCCTGTGGCGGAAAGAAGTCGTCGGACGCCTCGGCCTCCCCCTCGGAGTCGGGTCAGAAGTCCGCAGCCATCGCGTACGACATCGGTGGCCGCGGCGACCAGTCGTTCAACGACGCCGCCTACGCCGGCCTGAAGAAGGCCGAAACGGACCTGAAGGTCAAGACCGCCGAGGCGGAGCCCACCGACGGTGAGGGCGAGGCCGACAAGGTCCAGCGCCTCACCGAGCTGGCCCGTAAGGGCAACAACCCGGTCATCGGCGTCGGCTTCGCCTACGCCCCGGCCATCAAGAAGGTCGCGCCGAAGTTCCCGAACACCACGTTCGGCATCATCGACGACACCTCGGTGACCGGCCCGAACATCGCCAACCTCGTCTTCAACGAGGAGCAGGGCTCCTACCTGGCCGGCGTCGCCGCCGCCAAGGCGTCCAAGACCGGCACGGTCGGCTTCATCGGCGGTGTCGAGGTTCCGCTGATCAAGAAGTTCGAGGCGGGCTTCACCCAGGGCGTCAAGGACACCAACCCGAACGCCAAGGTGCTCTCCGCGTACCTGACGCAGCCGCCGAACTTCGACGGTTTCGCCAAGCCCGACCTCGGCAAGGCCGCCGCGCTGGGCCAGCTCGACGCGGGCGGCGCCGACGTGGTCTACGCCGCTGCCGGTCTCGCCGGTTCGGGTGCCATCGAGGCCGCTTCCTCCAAGGGCAAGTGGGCCATCGGCGTCGACTCCGACCAGTACAACCAGGCCGGTCTGGCGAAGTACAAGGACTCGATCCTGACCTCGGTCACCAAGGACGTCGAGGACTCGGTCTTCAACCTGATCAAGTCGGTCGAGGACGGCAAGCCGACCACCGGTGAGATCCGCTACGGCCTGGACAAGGACGGCGTCGGCCTGGCCGACTCCAACCCGAAGTACAAGGAGATGGCTGACGTCGTCGCCGCGGTGGAGAAGGCCAAGGCCGACATCATCGCCAAGAAGATCACCGTCAAGACCGCGCCGTAA
- a CDS encoding ABC transporter ATP-binding protein, which yields MNASSPPLAVELHGITKRFPGVVANKDIAITVRKGTVHALIGENGAGKSTLMKILYGMQKPDEGTIAIDGEQVTFSTPGDAIARGIGMVHQHFMLADNLTVLENIVLGGEKLYGIGAKARKKIMEISDAYGLGVRPDALVEDLGVADRQRVEILKVLYRGAKILILDEPTAVLVPQEVDALFDNLRELKSEGLTVIFISHKLGEVLKVADDITVIRRGTTVGTADPKTATPKQLAELMVGAELPSPETRESTVTDVPMLKVEGLTVLETGVVALAPETSARFVMPTDSVVREGAEVGRRLLDDISLTIHKGEILGIAGVEGNGQTELIEALMGMIHPAAGVITLDGADITKTSVRKRREGGIGYIPEDRHRHGLLLESPLWENRILGHVTEAPNSKKGILDPKAARKDTERIVREYDVRTPGIDVTAASLSGGNQQKLIVGREMSHNPKFLIAAHPTRGVDVGAQAQIWDAIREARREGLAVLLISADLDELIGLSDTLRVIYRGRLVADADPATVTPEELGTAMTGAASGHLEATDNHSAAADGDTTEDEAR from the coding sequence ATCAACGCGTCCAGCCCGCCCCTCGCCGTAGAACTGCACGGCATCACAAAGCGCTTCCCCGGCGTCGTCGCCAACAAGGACATCGCGATCACCGTCCGCAAGGGCACGGTCCATGCCCTGATCGGTGAGAACGGCGCCGGCAAGTCGACTCTGATGAAGATCCTCTACGGCATGCAGAAGCCGGACGAGGGCACCATCGCCATCGACGGGGAGCAGGTCACCTTCAGCACCCCCGGCGACGCCATCGCCCGCGGCATCGGCATGGTGCACCAGCACTTCATGCTCGCCGACAACCTCACCGTCCTGGAGAACATCGTTCTCGGCGGCGAGAAGCTGTACGGCATCGGTGCCAAGGCCCGCAAGAAGATCATGGAGATCTCGGACGCGTACGGCCTCGGCGTGCGTCCCGACGCCCTCGTCGAGGACCTCGGTGTCGCCGACCGCCAGCGCGTGGAGATCCTCAAGGTCCTCTACCGCGGCGCGAAGATCCTCATCCTCGACGAGCCGACCGCCGTGCTCGTGCCGCAGGAGGTGGACGCACTCTTCGACAACCTGCGCGAGCTCAAGTCCGAGGGCCTGACCGTCATCTTCATCTCGCACAAGCTGGGCGAGGTCCTGAAGGTCGCCGACGACATCACCGTCATCCGCCGCGGCACCACGGTCGGCACCGCCGACCCGAAGACCGCCACCCCCAAGCAGCTCGCCGAGCTGATGGTCGGTGCGGAGCTGCCGTCGCCGGAGACCCGGGAGTCGACCGTCACGGACGTTCCGATGCTGAAGGTGGAGGGCCTGACCGTCCTTGAGACCGGAGTCGTCGCTCTCGCCCCCGAGACCTCGGCGCGGTTCGTCATGCCGACGGACTCCGTCGTGCGCGAGGGCGCCGAGGTCGGCCGTCGGCTGCTCGACGACATCAGCCTCACCATCCACAAGGGCGAGATCCTCGGCATCGCCGGTGTCGAGGGCAACGGCCAGACGGAACTGATCGAGGCCCTCATGGGCATGATCCACCCCGCTGCGGGCGTGATCACCCTGGACGGCGCGGACATCACCAAGACCTCCGTGCGCAAGCGCCGCGAGGGCGGAATCGGCTACATCCCCGAGGACCGCCACCGTCACGGCCTGCTGCTGGAGTCCCCGCTCTGGGAGAACCGGATCCTCGGCCACGTCACCGAGGCGCCCAACTCCAAGAAGGGCATCCTCGACCCGAAGGCGGCCCGCAAGGACACCGAGCGGATCGTGCGCGAGTACGACGTCCGCACGCCCGGCATCGACGTCACCGCGGCCTCGCTCTCCGGCGGCAACCAGCAGAAGCTGATCGTCGGCCGCGAGATGAGCCACAACCCGAAGTTCCTCATCGCCGCCCACCCCACCCGCGGTGTGGACGTCGGCGCGCAGGCGCAGATCTGGGACGCGATCCGCGAGGCCCGTCGTGAGGGACTGGCCGTGCTGCTGATCTCCGCCGACCTGGACGAGCTCATCGGCCTGTCCGACACCCTGCGCGTGATCTACCGAGGCCGCCTGGTCGCGGACGCCGACCCCGCGACCGTCACCCCCGAGGAGCTCGGTACCGCCATGACGGGCGCCGCTTCGGGGCACCTGGAAGCAACCGACAACCACTCCGCCGCTGCCGACGGTGACACGACGGAGGACGAGGCCCGATGA
- a CDS encoding ABC transporter permease: MKTFDKDRLMIAIAGPLLALVSAFALTMIVLAATGINPIEPLRIMVENGGYEDIQVLIVNQAGTYYLAALAVAIGFRMNLFNIGVDGQYRLAAMISAVVGGAIALPGPLHILLIVLVAMLTGAAWAGIAGVLKAKRGVSEVVSTIMLNAIATSLIAWLLLPKNLGVQVEGSNDLTTGEIAQSGWFPALSMGDSGEIYGFTFIAFALGVVYWFVLNRTRFGFDLRASGASESAAAASGVDSKKMIITAMLISGAVAGLSGMPVLLGESHTYTLVFPLGVGFTGITIALLGRNSPVGMLFAALLMAFIDKASAGLDTAGYAKEIGTIMKGLIVIAVVVSYELIRRYGIRRQQQKVGEELAAGHAMKTEKEVAA; this comes from the coding sequence ATGAAGACATTCGACAAGGACCGGCTGATGATCGCCATCGCCGGGCCCCTGCTCGCGCTGGTCAGCGCGTTCGCACTGACCATGATCGTGCTGGCGGCGACGGGCATCAACCCGATCGAGCCGCTGCGCATCATGGTCGAGAACGGCGGCTACGAGGACATCCAGGTCCTCATCGTCAACCAGGCCGGCACCTACTACCTGGCAGCCCTGGCCGTAGCCATCGGCTTCCGGATGAACCTCTTCAACATCGGCGTCGACGGCCAATACCGCCTCGCCGCGATGATCTCCGCCGTGGTCGGTGGCGCCATCGCGCTGCCCGGCCCGCTGCACATCCTGCTGATCGTGCTCGTCGCGATGCTGACGGGCGCCGCCTGGGCCGGTATCGCGGGCGTCCTGAAGGCCAAGCGCGGGGTCAGCGAGGTCGTCTCGACGATCATGCTGAACGCCATCGCGACCAGCCTCATCGCCTGGCTGCTCCTGCCGAAGAACCTCGGCGTCCAGGTCGAGGGGTCCAACGACCTCACCACCGGCGAGATCGCCCAGTCCGGCTGGTTCCCGGCGCTCTCCATGGGCGACTCGGGCGAGATCTACGGCTTCACCTTCATCGCCTTCGCCCTCGGCGTCGTCTACTGGTTCGTGCTCAACCGCACCCGCTTCGGCTTCGACCTGCGCGCCAGCGGCGCGAGCGAGTCCGCCGCGGCGGCCTCCGGTGTCGACTCCAAGAAGATGATCATCACCGCGATGCTCATCTCCGGTGCCGTCGCCGGTCTCTCCGGCATGCCGGTGCTGCTCGGCGAGAGCCACACGTACACCCTCGTCTTCCCCCTGGGCGTCGGCTTCACCGGCATCACCATCGCCCTGCTCGGTCGTAACAGCCCCGTAGGCATGCTCTTCGCCGCCCTCCTGATGGCCTTCATCGACAAGGCGTCCGCCGGTCTCGACACGGCCGGCTACGCCAAGGAGATCGGCACGATCATGAAGGGCCTGATCGTGATCGCCGTGGTCGTCTCCTACGAGCTCATCCGCCGCTACGGCATCCGCCGCCAGCAGCAGAAGGTCGGCGAGGAACTGGCCGCGGGCCACGCCATGAAGACCGAGAAGGAGGTCGCGGCGTGA
- a CDS encoding ABC transporter permease — MSASTVSTKKTAPAPGGRKKLTLPWILLIIAGALALVSVVRLISGANDLTSVGQVSGALSLAVPIGLAGLGGLWAERAGVVNIGLEGMMILGTWFGAWAGYQWGPWTGVLVGIAGGAVGGLLHAIITVTFNVNHIVSGVAINILALGFTQYLSNFTFADAPGGSSKQSPQVEPITKITIPGLSDWMADLQGKHWFFVSDLAGVIGGLVTEISLLTIVALLLIPATWWVLWRTSFGLRLRSCGENPIAAESLGVNVYKYKYIAVIVSGALAGLGGVYLSEVASPIYQEGQTGGRGYIGLAAMIFGNWMPGGMAMGAGLFGFIDSLKLRGGAENVHAMLLLIAILLVIVCVWQLYKKKYIQAGVAAAFAALLFLWYATTDSVPSQFVDAAPYLTTLLVLALSAQRLRMPKADGMPYRKGQGK, encoded by the coding sequence GTGAGCGCCAGCACCGTATCCACGAAGAAGACGGCACCCGCGCCGGGCGGCCGCAAGAAGCTCACCCTTCCCTGGATCCTGCTGATCATCGCGGGCGCCCTCGCGCTCGTCTCCGTGGTCCGCCTGATCTCCGGGGCCAACGACCTGACCTCCGTCGGCCAGGTCTCCGGCGCCCTCTCCCTCGCCGTGCCGATCGGCCTCGCCGGCCTCGGCGGCCTGTGGGCCGAGCGCGCCGGTGTGGTCAACATCGGCCTCGAAGGCATGATGATCCTCGGCACCTGGTTCGGTGCCTGGGCCGGCTACCAGTGGGGCCCGTGGACCGGTGTGCTCGTCGGCATCGCCGGCGGCGCCGTCGGCGGCCTGCTGCACGCGATCATCACGGTCACCTTCAACGTCAACCACATCGTCTCCGGTGTGGCCATCAACATCCTGGCGCTCGGTTTCACCCAGTACCTGTCGAACTTCACGTTCGCCGACGCCCCGGGCGGCTCCTCCAAGCAGTCCCCGCAGGTCGAGCCGATCACCAAGATCACCATTCCTGGCCTGTCGGACTGGATGGCCGACCTCCAGGGCAAGCACTGGTTCTTCGTGTCGGACCTCGCCGGCGTCATCGGCGGTCTGGTCACCGAGATCTCGCTGCTGACCATCGTGGCCCTGCTGCTGATCCCCGCCACCTGGTGGGTGCTGTGGCGGACCTCCTTCGGTCTGCGCCTGCGCTCCTGCGGTGAGAACCCGATCGCCGCCGAGTCGCTCGGCGTCAACGTCTACAAGTACAAGTACATCGCCGTGATCGTCTCGGGCGCCCTCGCGGGCCTCGGTGGCGTGTACCTGTCCGAGGTCGCCAGCCCCATCTACCAGGAGGGCCAGACCGGCGGCCGCGGCTACATCGGTCTCGCCGCGATGATCTTCGGTAACTGGATGCCGGGCGGCATGGCGATGGGCGCCGGCCTCTTCGGCTTCATCGACAGCCTCAAGCTGCGCGGTGGTGCCGAGAACGTCCACGCGATGCTGCTGCTGATCGCGATCCTGCTGGTCATCGTCTGCGTCTGGCAGCTGTACAAGAAGAAGTACATCCAGGCCGGTGTCGCGGCCGCCTTCGCGGCGCTGCTGTTCCTCTGGTACGCGACGACGGACTCGGTGCCGAGCCAGTTCGTGGACGCAGCCCCGTACCTGACCACGCTGCTCGTGCTCGCCCTGTCGGCGCAGCGCCTGCGGATGCCCAAGGCGGACGGCATGCCGTACCGCAAGGGTCAGGGCAAGTGA
- a CDS encoding cytidine deaminase, giving the protein MTSGPTVDWEVLRTSAREAMTRAYAPYSGFPVGVAALVDDGRVVTGCNVENASYGLGLCAECGLVSSLQATGGGRLTHFTCVDGKGEILVPCGRCRQLLYEFGGEELLVETPDGILPLAAMLPQAFGPGHLR; this is encoded by the coding sequence GTGACCTCCGGCCCGACGGTGGACTGGGAAGTCCTGCGGACGTCCGCCCGGGAAGCGATGACCCGGGCGTACGCCCCGTACTCGGGCTTCCCGGTCGGAGTCGCCGCCCTCGTGGACGACGGCCGCGTCGTGACCGGCTGCAACGTCGAGAACGCCAGCTACGGGCTGGGCCTGTGCGCCGAGTGCGGGCTGGTCTCCTCCCTCCAGGCCACGGGCGGAGGCCGCCTCACGCACTTCACGTGCGTGGACGGCAAGGGCGAGATCCTCGTCCCGTGCGGCCGCTGCCGCCAGCTGCTCTACGAGTTCGGCGGCGAAGAGCTGCTGGTGGAGACCCCGGACGGGATCCTCCCCCTGGCGGCGATGCTGCCGCAGGCCTTCGGGCCCGGTCACCTGAGATAG